The sequence TTCGGCAAGGAAGTTCGCGTAGGCTAGTGAGCCGTTCAAGGAGATCGCGAATGTAATATTCTTGCGCCATGACTGCGACCACACGTTCCCGCCGTCGAATCGTCTATATTGCCGTTTTCATCGCCGCCGCCGCGAGCGGCGAAGCGCAAGACCACGCGAAGTACCAGACCGACTTTCCCGCCGAGGAGCTCGCGGCCCGACGGGAGCGGGTTCTCGATGCCATTGGCGACAACGCGATCGCCATCATTCAGGGTGCTGCCACGGCGGCCGGGTTCGTGGTCTTTCGTCAATCGAACGAGCTCTATTACCTTACCGGGCTCGAGGTGCCGCAGTCTTACCTTCTGCTCGACGGAAGACAGCGCCGGGCTCTCTTGTTCCTTCCCCACCGCGACGAGCGGCGGGAGCGCGGCGAAGGAAAAACCTTCTCGGCCGAGGACGCCGAGCGCGTTACCGAGCTCACCGGCGTCGACGCCGTCTATGGGAACGATTACCTCGCCCGCCAGCTTTACGGCTTTGCGCTGCGGCCGCCGTTTCCCACCCTCTACACCTTCACCAGCCCGGCTGAAGGAAGGGCGCAGAGCCGCGACGAGAACCTCATCGGCCACGCCGGCGTGGTCTCGGATCCCTGGGACGGCCGTCCGTCACGGGAAGGGCAGTTCATCCATCTGTTGCGTACGCGTTACCCTCAGTTCGAGATCGCGGACCTCACGCCAATCCTGGATGCGATGCGGATCGTGAAGAGCGCGCGGGAGGTCGAGCTCGTGCGCCGGGCGAGCCGCATCGCCGGGCTCGGCATCATGGAGGCGATCCGTTCGTCGCGGCCCGGGGTCAGGGAGTATCAGCTCGACGCCGCCGCCCGCTACATCTACTTCGTGAACGGCTCCCAGGGCGAAGGCTATCGGTCGATTACGGCGAGCGGGTCGAATGCCTACTTCGGCCATTACTACCGGAACGACGCCACGCTCGCGGCCGGCGATCTCGTGCTCATGGACTACGCGCCCGACTACCGCTATTACACGAGCGACGTCGCGCGGATGTGGCCGGTGAGCGGCACTTTCGATGCCGCGCAGCGCGCCCTCTACGGCTTCATCGTCGAGTACAGCAAGGCGCTCATGAAACGTATCCGGCCGGGCGTGACGGCTGACGCGATTCTCGACGGAGCGGCGGAGGAGATGAAGGGCGTTCTCGATTCCATCGATTTCGCGTCGGAGGCTCACGAGCAGGCGGCTCGGGAAGCACTGGCGTTCCGGGGGCACCTCTCCCACCCGGTCGGTCTCGCCGTCCACGACGTCGGGAGCTACCGATCGCGTCCCCTCGTGCCGGGTGTGGTCTTCTCCGTAGACCCCATGCTCTGGGTGCACGAGGAGCGGCTCTACGTCCGGATGGAGGACACGGTCGTCGTGACCGAAGACGGCGTCGAGAACTTCACCGATTTCATGCCGAGCGAGCTCGACGAGATCGAGGCGTTGATGAAGGAAGAGGGTCTGGTGCAGATCCGGCCACCGGCCATTGAATGAGGTGAAATGGGCGGGTGGACATTTCTCCAATCAGTCCGCGCCAGGGCAGGGTCTCGTGTATGCTCGCCGTAGCGAAGCGTAGCGCTCCAACCTCCCCGTCGAGCCGGTTCGAACGCTGGATGCGGTCCACCTTGCCAGTGCGGAGCTGCTCGGCGAACCGCCTCAGCTCGTCACGATGGTGACCCGAGATAGGCGGGTCGGGGACAACGCCGAGGCGCTGGGATACTCGGTCGAGTAGTTTCGCCCCGCCAGGGCCATCGGCCCGCTACCGGGGCTGGGCAGCGTGAATCGCGCCGACCAGGCGGTCGGCCGCGGTCGCCAGGTCGATCGTGCCGTCCATGTAGGATTGCCAGTGGGTCTCGAGCGGCTCGCGGTAGACGCGCCAACCCCGCTCGATCAGTCCCTGGGCATAGAGGTACGGAACGTACCCCGGAGTGCCGGTCTCGGCGAGGCGCTCTTTCGTCGCCTGGCCGGCGGTGTAGAACAAGATCGTGTGCCACAGATCGCGTCTCGGCAGCATACGATCGCCGTTGGCCCGGGCAATCTCTTCGGCGACTCGCCCATAGCGGGGGCCAATGAGGAGGTGCGAGGACTCGTGAAAAATCATCTCGAGTCCCGCATCGTCGCGATAGCCCGGATCGACGCTCGAGATCATGACGTGGGCGGGAAGGTCGATCGTGTTGGCGCCCGACGGGCTGACCCAGGCCACCAGGTCGACGGGCAATCTTGCCTCGGGCCACTCGTGCAGGAACAGAGCCGAGAGCCGCGCCGTTAGCTCCGCCTCGTGCGCTCGCACGCGAGGCGCCACGCTCGCGATCCATGCGCGGTTTCGACGATCTTGTTCCTCCCAGAGGCAGGCGTCGTACGCGGGTCGTGCCTGCTCGAGGTGATCGAAAACCGCGTCGACGAGCTCACCTCCGGCGAGGGAAGACCCATCGAGAATGCGCGCCCGAACGGCCGACATCTCGTCACCGCGGATGAAGAGCTCCGACAATCGCTCGCGATATAAGGCGATGGCCTGCGACCACCCATCGCGATCCCGCTGCGATAGAGCTTCGAGGCAGGCCGCGGCTTCTGGCTCGAGCTCGGAGTCCCCTCGGGTGAGCTGGTTCAACTGGTCGTGGAGATTGAGCCGTGGGTCGCTGTAGAAATTGAAATGTTGCGTCGTGACCACCTCGAAGGACGCCCGAGGCGCCGAGAGTCCTACGAGAAAAAGGAGGCTCGTCACCATTAGAAAATACCCTCCAATCGAGAATTATAGTGAATCCGAAGATGTCTACCGCGAGGGCCGGGCATGTCCCCGTTTTGGGACGGCCCTTCACCGCTCCTCCTCGTCCATAGGGGTTCCGAAGGCGGTACACGCCTTGCAATCGGGGCTAACGGGTGCCACGAGGTGCCCGTTGCCAAGGAGGGGCACTCATGTTGATGAAGAGTCTGATACTCACCGTTATGGCGCTCTCCACTACCCTGGTCCTGGGCGCGGACTCTAGTGAGGACAAACGACCTCGCGTCTTCGTGACCCAAAGCGAGTCCTGGTCCATCGGTGGTGAGCTCGGGATTCCCGATTTCTCCGAAGGAACGAGCATCCAGGGTGGCGCCAAGCCGCAGACCGCCGAGATCGTGAAAACGGTCAACGAGCGCTGCCCCGGCGTCGTCGTGACACGAAAGGAAGAGAGTGCCGACTACGTACTCGTGCTGGAGCACGAAGGGGGGAAGATTTTCGTTCGCAAGGACAACAAGTTCGCGCTGTACAACGCGGACGGCGATGCCATCGCCAGCGGCTCGACCCGCTCGCTGGGAAATGCCATCAAGGACGCCTGCGAGATCTTGATTGACGACTGGTACGAGCCGGAACAGGAACGCTGATCGGCACGACCCGATCGCGTGAGCGCGCTCACCCTCACTCGTATCGGAGCGCCACGATCGGCTGCACCCGGCTCGCGCGCATCGCAGGAAGATAGCTGGCCAGCAAGGACGTCAGGACGAGCACGGCGGCGGCGACCGCCATGGCGGTGGGATCGGCTCCACCTAGCCCGTAGAGCTGAGTCTCCACGAGTCGTCCAAGAGCGTAGCCGCTCGGAAGCCCGACGATGACCCCGAGGACCACGAGGACTACCACCTCCTTCAGTACGAGGAGCAAAACGCCGCGGCGTCTCGCTCCGAGAGCCATGCGGATTCCGATCTCTCGGGTGCGAGAAGAGACCGCATAGCTCATCAGACCGTACAGGCCGAGAGCGGCGAGAAGCGTCGCTAGCACGCCGAACGCAACGGAGAGGGCAGCGACCAGCCGCTCCACGAAGAGAGATTCGCGGATCTGCTCTCTCATCGTCTTCAAGTCCGTCACCGGAAGAGTCGGATCGACCCGAGCCGCCGCTTCTCGAAGACGTCGCCCGAGGGGCTCCGCCGCTACCTGGGCTCGGATGTAGAGAGTGACCGAGCCCAGATCGGTAGACTGCATGTAAGGCAGATAGACGAACCGCCGCGGTTCCTCGCGAATAGCGGAGCTCTTCCCGTCCCTGACCACACCCACGATCGTGATATCCAGAGCGTCGCGTCCGAAGCCGATGCGCCTTCCGAGAGGGTGGTCGTCCTTGAAGAAGTACCGTACGAAGGTCTCGTTCACGACCGCGACCTTGGTGGAAGATGCGTCATCCCCGTCGGTGAAGTCACGGCCGGAAACGAGCGGGATCCCGAGCGTTGCGAAGAACTCGGGTGCAACGCCGTTCGTATTGGGGTTCACGTCCTCGCCCTCGGCTCTCTCGTAGCCTTCCACGTTCACGGTGCTGCTCGAGTTGCTGTTGGTCATGAGGGCGACCTCGGCCAGAGATACCGACCGTACGCCGGGCTCGCTCGCCACTTCGTCTCGAAGCTGTCGCAGCACGCTCCGCCGCCGCTCGAGATCGTAGCCGTTGAGCGACGGGTCGATGGTGAAGGCGATGAGTCGCTCGGGCTCGAAGCCCGGGTCAATCGCCTGGAGGTTCAACAAGCTGCGCACGAAAAGGCCGGCGCCGATGAGCAACAGGAGCGAAAGCGCGATCTGGACCACGACGAGAGCACGACGAAAGCGTGACGACGAGCGCCCCGTCGAGCGAGCGGAGTCGGTCTCGAGCGTCGGGGCGATCGCCTGGGACGTTGCCTGAAGCGAAGGGAGGATCCCGAAGGCGAGACCGGTCCCGAGCGACAGAACGAAGGTGAAAAGAACCCCGCGCAAGTCGGGCGAGCTCGTGAAGGCTTCGGAAATTCCGTCGAACGGCAGAGCCCGGATGAGCGCGTCACCGGTCCAGCTAGCGACGAGGATGCCGAGCGCCCCACCCGCCAGGGCGAGGAGACTGCTTTCGAGCAGCAACTGCCGAACGAGCCGCCACCGACTCGCACCGATCGCGACACGCAGCGCCATCTCTTTCTGACGCGACAATGACCGAGCGAGCAGCAGGTTCGCGACGTTGGCACAGGCGATGAGGAGCACGAAGGCCACCATGCCCGAGAGCACGAGCAGAGGGGTTCTCGACTGGAAGCGCAGCTCGGAAGTTCCTCGTCCGCCGGGAACGAGCACGAGCTCCTTTTTCGCGAATCGTTCTCGAAAGCTCTCGGATCGCGTCTGGATGGTAGCGAGGTCTTCCTGCAAGAGCTGACGATAGAGCACGTTGATACCCGCCCGCGCC is a genomic window of Vicinamibacteria bacterium containing:
- a CDS encoding Xaa-Pro peptidase family protein, translating into MTATTRSRRRIVYIAVFIAAAASGEAQDHAKYQTDFPAEELAARRERVLDAIGDNAIAIIQGAATAAGFVVFRQSNELYYLTGLEVPQSYLLLDGRQRRALLFLPHRDERRERGEGKTFSAEDAERVTELTGVDAVYGNDYLARQLYGFALRPPFPTLYTFTSPAEGRAQSRDENLIGHAGVVSDPWDGRPSREGQFIHLLRTRYPQFEIADLTPILDAMRIVKSAREVELVRRASRIAGLGIMEAIRSSRPGVREYQLDAAARYIYFVNGSQGEGYRSITASGSNAYFGHYYRNDATLAAGDLVLMDYAPDYRYYTSDVARMWPVSGTFDAAQRALYGFIVEYSKALMKRIRPGVTADAILDGAAEEMKGVLDSIDFASEAHEQAAREALAFRGHLSHPVGLAVHDVGSYRSRPLVPGVVFSVDPMLWVHEERLYVRMEDTVVVTEDGVENFTDFMPSELDEIEALMKEEGLVQIRPPAIE
- a CDS encoding ABC transporter permease, with translation MTDLLQQLRFAIRTFHKTPAFTFVVVITLALGIGANAAIFGLIDQLLIRSLPVPEPDRLVVIDAPGPFSGSSHENSDVFTSISHPMFEALRDRNAVFESVLAHFNTSVHVSASGETEDVRGELVSGTFFTGLGVKPAIGRLFTAEDDLIPGGHPVVVLGHGYWRRRFAESPDVVGSSISINGHPMTVVGVSEAGFHGVEVGVSVDAYVPIMMQAQVIPTWPSGLGDWRTRWLTPMARLAVGVSLDEARAGINVLYRQLLQEDLATIQTRSESFRERFAKKELVLVPGGRGTSELRFQSRTPLLVLSGMVAFVLLIACANVANLLLARSLSRQKEMALRVAIGASRWRLVRQLLLESSLLALAGGALGILVASWTGDALIRALPFDGISEAFTSSPDLRGVLFTFVLSLGTGLAFGILPSLQATSQAIAPTLETDSARSTGRSSSRFRRALVVVQIALSLLLLIGAGLFVRSLLNLQAIDPGFEPERLIAFTIDPSLNGYDLERRRSVLRQLRDEVASEPGVRSVSLAEVALMTNSNSSSTVNVEGYERAEGEDVNPNTNGVAPEFFATLGIPLVSGRDFTDGDDASSTKVAVVNETFVRYFFKDDHPLGRRIGFGRDALDITIVGVVRDGKSSAIREEPRRFVYLPYMQSTDLGSVTLYIRAQVAAEPLGRRLREAAARVDPTLPVTDLKTMREQIRESLFVERLVAALSVAFGVLATLLAALGLYGLMSYAVSSRTREIGIRMALGARRRGVLLLVLKEVVVLVVLGVIVGLPSGYALGRLVETQLYGLGGADPTAMAVAAAVLVLTSLLASYLPAMRASRVQPIVALRYE